In Methylotenera versatilis 79, the DNA window CTCGGCCAAACTGCATCTAGCTTGACCATAATATGCGTAAAATCTTCCAACTGCTGCGGTACTATAATTGCCGTATTAATTGCCACGTTATTGGCAACATTGCTTTCGTACCACACCGGTGTCATCACATTAAATGCGCGGTGCAGACTTTGCGCATAAACTTCAAAATCTTCTTTTAAATGTAACTTTCTGAAAATTTCCAGCAGATACAGCCAATGATTGATTGAAGTTTTTGGCTGCGTTTCGATGGTTAACTTTAAGTGATCAATCGCATCTTGCGTCCGACTTACGCTCATCAGCAATTTTGCTTCCTCTAAACTGGAAGTCGCTTTGGCTTGCTCATCGCGCATTTGCGTATTCAAAAAATTATTGGTTGGTGCTGACTGGGGCTCAACTACATACTCCGCTGGCGCCGCTTGTTCTGCGCCTTGGCCCGTGTCTTGCCAATTGCCGCCAAAATCTGACAAAGTGTCATTCATCATAGGCACAGATTCACTAAACTCTCTCAGTTTGCGCCAGCGATATTGTTTAAATAAATAAGCGCCTAAAGCCAACAAAGCTACTAAGCCAAGAACCGCCAACAAAATGTAGCTCAATAAATTTGAAGCTTCTTCACCTTTTTCTGATGTGATTGTTGATGTCATCACAGCAGATTCTGGCGATTGTTGCGTAAGCGGTTTTACTTGTTTAACAACCGTATTGACGGCATTCGTACTATTTTCATCTAAATTTTTGAATGTTTTTTTGGCAGATAATGTGTTTGTTTCAGCTGTTACTTCTGGTTGATTATGTTCAGAGACTAAGTTATTTGCCGTATTTTTGTCAGCGGCATTTTGGTCATCCGTGTTTGTATTATTGGATAAACTCAGTGTTCTATCGAATACCAGCTTTAAACTACTTAGTTTGGCCTGTAATGCATTGATTCTTGCATGTAAACCCTCTAATTCAGTCTTTAATAAAGCATTCTTACTTAACAATAATTCATACTCTTGCCCCAATAACGCTGGGATTTCACTCGCAACACTATCCATATTAAGACTCATGTTAAGTTGGCGATTTTCGTTAGCAATTTTTGCAGCGTTAATCGCCTGTTTGCTTTTCGATAAGGATTTAAGCGTGGGAATGGTGATTAAAGTTGGCTCTTCAAACACCATTGATGCTTTAAGTTTTGGCGCAATCGTTGGGTTTAATTGCAAAGTTCTGGCGATAAATAAACGCTGCATTGCACGGTTTTTCGGGTAAAACGCGTACGCCATATCGTTCAGATTTTCGCCAGGTTTCGCCGGCCACGACAGAGTATTTTGTGTATCGCGAGATGTGCCGTTCTGAACTTGCGTATCATTTATTAAACCATCAACAGCGCCCACATTTCCCACGAAAATGAGCGCAATCAATAGGCTTAAAAACAGTTTTCGTTTCAAAACAACCTTAGTTAACTATTTACAAACTTAATAAATGGCGCGCGCGCGCAATGGCTTTTTTCACTTGTGCTGGCGCAGTTCCGCCAATATGGTTACGGCTTGCCAATGAACCTTCCAGCGTTAATACCGCATACACATCATCTTGAATCAATGGACTGAATCGCTGCAAATCGGCTAATGGCAAATCGGCCAAATCACATTTTTTTTGCACCGCATGTTTGACAGCCAAAGCCACTGCTTCGTGCGCATCTCTAAACGGCAAACCTTTTTTGGCTAAATAATCTGCCAAGTCAGTAGCAGTCGCAAAACCTTCCAACGCCGCTTGGCGCATGTTGGCTTTGTTCACTTCTACACCGCGTAACATGTCGGCATAGATTGCCAGCGTGATTAAAATCGTATCAGCCGTATCAAACAGCGGCTCTTTGTCTTCTTGATTATCTTTATTGTAAGCCAGCGGCTGGCCTTTCATTAAAGTTAACAAGGCAACCAAATGACCATTCACACGGCCAGTTTTACCGCGCACCAGTTCTGGTACATCAGGATTTTTCTTTTGCGGCATAATCGATGAACCCGTACAAAAACGGTCGGCGATATCCACAAAAGCGAATCGGGGTGAAGACCATAAAATCAGTTCTTCAGAAAAGCGCGACAAATGCGTCATTAACAATGCGCTGGCTGCAGTGAATTCGATGGCAAAATCGCGATCCGAAACCGCATCTAAAGAATTTTCACAAACGCCATCAAAACCTAAACTTTTGGCAACCATTTCGCGGTTAATCGGGTAGCTAGTGCCGGCCAAAGCTGCCGCGCCTAATGGCAAACGGTTGATACGTTTACGACAATCCACAAAGCGTTCTGCATCGCGTTTTAACATTTCAAAATAAGCCAATAAATGATGGCCAAACGTCACAGGTTGCGCCACTTGTAAATGCGTAAAGCCTGGCATGATGGTTTCAGCATGTTGTTCAGCCAAATCGACGATACTCAATTGCAGCTTTTGAATCGCCACTAAAATATCATCAACCGTAGCGCGTAACCAAAGCCGCACATCAGTCGCCACCTGGTCGTTACGGCTTCTGCCGGTATGTAAGCGCTTACCTGCATCGCCGATTTTATCGGTTAAACGCTTTTCAATATTCAAATGTACATCTTCTAAATCCAGCAACCATTCAAAACTGCCCGCTTGAATTTCTGTCAAAATCTCAGCCAAACCTTTTTCAATTTGAGCGACATCATCTAGGCTGATGATGTTTTGCGCACCTAACATTTTTGCATGCGCGACTGAACCTGCAATATCAAATTCCGCCAAGCGTTTATCGAAATCTACCGATGCTGTGTATTTTTTAACTAGCTCTGACACTGGCTCATTAAAACGGCCAGACCACGCGGTTGATTTTTTATTTAATGAATTGTCTTGCGCTGTTTTTTCTTGCACGGGGTTTACTTTCTTGTCATTGCTAACGGGCTTAAAGATTGCCGCTTGTTAAATGTGAAAAATTTCTTTAAAAATAATATACTTACAACAATATTATAACGAACTATACGCCGTGCGCAAAAATAGCCGTTTACCCAATTTTCATAACCTTGGCATTCACTTACGCATTTTGCTGATTGTGAACCTATTAGCCGCCAATACGGCAGTTTTATTCAGCAAACAACTGACGGAATTTTTACCGCTTTTAGCCGAGTTATCCGCAGTCGTGCAGCCCATTTTACTGCTCAGCATGTTAGTTTTATATGCGTTATATCCGCTGATCAACAAATTGCCGTATTGGTTGGGTATTGCCGTCATTTTACTACTAGAAATCAGCCTGACTTTTTTCGTCTTTGTATTTTTTAACAAGCTTTTTTTATTTGCGACTATTCCAGATCCTTATCGCGCTTGTTTATTGACGGCTATCGTTACCAGCATCGTTTTTTACTACTTTCATTTGCAGCAACGTGCGTATTCGCCAGCCATTGCAGAAGCGCGTTTGCAGGCTTTGCAAGCGCGTATTCGACCACATTTTTTGTTCAATAGTATTAACGCGGTTTTATCGCTGATTCGTAGCCAACCAAAACGTGCCGAAACAGCTTTAGAAGATATGGCCGATTTATTTCGCGTATTGATGGCCGATAATCGCGATTTAGTACCGCTGGCGCAAGAGATTGCATTAAGCCGCCAGTATTTAGCTTTAGAAAAACTGCGCTTAGATGAACGTTTAAAAGTGACTTGGCAAATCGAAGATATGCCACCCGATGCGCTGATTCCGCCGTTGATTTTACAGCCCTTATTAGAAAACGCGGTTTACCATGGAATCGAGCCGATGGCTGACGGCGGCGAGATTATTGTGACGATTTATACGCGCCATAAAGAGTTGCATATTTATATCAGCAATCCGTATAGTGCGCAGAATCAGCATTTGACTGGCAATAAAATGGCCTTGAAAAATATCAAAGAACGCTTAAGTTTGCATTTTGATTTAGAAGCGGCATTAAGAGCGCAGGCTAAAGAGGATCGTTACGAAGTGCATATTCGCTTGCCATTAACGCGTTAAAAACCCTTACTTAACACTTAAAATCGCTCAAAAAATCTTTTAAAATTCACTGAAAAATTCGCCCAAAAAAACATGTTAACTATTTTAATCGCCGATGACGAAACCCCAGCGCGCAATCGCTTACGTGATCTGCTGGGCGATATTGCCGAAGTGCGTATTGTGGCAGAAGCTAAAAATGGTAAAGAAGCCATTGATCTCGCCATGCAAACCAAGCCAGATTTGATGTTGCTGGATATTCGCATGCCGTTAATGGATGGCATTGAAGCGGCGCAACATGCACAGAAGTTAGAACCTAAACCGCACATTATTTTCACCACCGCGTTTGATGCGTATGCGATTAAAGCGTTTGATTTAAATGCGATTGATTATTTACTGAAACCGATTCGGCTAGAACGACTGCAAACCGCGATTGATAAAGCACAAGCGCTAAAGCCCAAACAGATCGACGCGTTAAAACCGCTACAAAAATCCCGCACGCATCTGAGTATTCATGAACGAGGTCGCGTGATTTTGGTGCCAGTTGAGCAGATTATTTATCTGCGTGCCGAGTTGAAATATATCACCGTGCGCACGGCTGAACGGGAATATTTAATTGAAGAATCACTCACCCATCTAGAAAACGAATTTGGTGAGCGATTTGTACGTTTGCATCGCAATTGCTTGGTTGCGCCGTTATTTATTGCTGGCTACGAAAAACGTCACATACAGCAAAGCGTTGAACAAAACTTAGAGTCAAACAATGGCGAAAATAGCGATAATGTTAACGAACAACGCTGGGTTGCCTTATTAAAAGGCATTCCCGAAACCGTTGCCATTAGCCGCCGCCAACAACATCTTGTGCGCGAAACTTAACACTTAAAATTAATTAAAAAATACTGCTTCAAAATTAGCATTAAATTTGCTCAAGCGTTATTGCTCTTTTTGCGATACTTTCTTTTTAGAGTCCATTTCAGCAATCGTTTTAGCTGCCCAAT includes these proteins:
- a CDS encoding sensor histidine kinase; its protein translation is MRKNSRLPNFHNLGIHLRILLIVNLLAANTAVLFSKQLTEFLPLLAELSAVVQPILLLSMLVLYALYPLINKLPYWLGIAVILLLEISLTFFVFVFFNKLFLFATIPDPYRACLLTAIVTSIVFYYFHLQQRAYSPAIAEARLQALQARIRPHFLFNSINAVLSLIRSQPKRAETALEDMADLFRVLMADNRDLVPLAQEIALSRQYLALEKLRLDERLKVTWQIEDMPPDALIPPLILQPLLENAVYHGIEPMADGGEIIVTIYTRHKELHIYISNPYSAQNQHLTGNKMALKNIKERLSLHFDLEAALRAQAKEDRYEVHIRLPLTR
- a CDS encoding type IV pilus assembly protein FimV, whose protein sequence is MKRKLFLSLLIALIFVGNVGAVDGLINDTQVQNGTSRDTQNTLSWPAKPGENLNDMAYAFYPKNRAMQRLFIARTLQLNPTIAPKLKASMVFEEPTLITIPTLKSLSKSKQAINAAKIANENRQLNMSLNMDSVASEIPALLGQEYELLLSKNALLKTELEGLHARINALQAKLSSLKLVFDRTLSLSNNTNTDDQNAADKNTANNLVSEHNQPEVTAETNTLSAKKTFKNLDENSTNAVNTVVKQVKPLTQQSPESAVMTSTITSEKGEEASNLLSYILLAVLGLVALLALGAYLFKQYRWRKLREFSESVPMMNDTLSDFGGNWQDTGQGAEQAAPAEYVVEPQSAPTNNFLNTQMRDEQAKATSSLEEAKLLMSVSRTQDAIDHLKLTIETQPKTSINHWLYLLEIFRKLHLKEDFEVYAQSLHRAFNVMTPVWYESNVANNVAINTAIIVPQQLEDFTHIMVKLDAVWPSDLAKVYLHSLLTDNRDGERAGFSNAVLDEILMLITLLDTRKEFD
- the argH gene encoding argininosuccinate lyase, with protein sequence MQEKTAQDNSLNKKSTAWSGRFNEPVSELVKKYTASVDFDKRLAEFDIAGSVAHAKMLGAQNIISLDDVAQIEKGLAEILTEIQAGSFEWLLDLEDVHLNIEKRLTDKIGDAGKRLHTGRSRNDQVATDVRLWLRATVDDILVAIQKLQLSIVDLAEQHAETIMPGFTHLQVAQPVTFGHHLLAYFEMLKRDAERFVDCRKRINRLPLGAAALAGTSYPINREMVAKSLGFDGVCENSLDAVSDRDFAIEFTAASALLMTHLSRFSEELILWSSPRFAFVDIADRFCTGSSIMPQKKNPDVPELVRGKTGRVNGHLVALLTLMKGQPLAYNKDNQEDKEPLFDTADTILITLAIYADMLRGVEVNKANMRQAALEGFATATDLADYLAKKGLPFRDAHEAVALAVKHAVQKKCDLADLPLADLQRFSPLIQDDVYAVLTLEGSLASRNHIGGTAPAQVKKAIARARHLLSL
- a CDS encoding LytR/AlgR family response regulator transcription factor, which produces MLTILIADDETPARNRLRDLLGDIAEVRIVAEAKNGKEAIDLAMQTKPDLMLLDIRMPLMDGIEAAQHAQKLEPKPHIIFTTAFDAYAIKAFDLNAIDYLLKPIRLERLQTAIDKAQALKPKQIDALKPLQKSRTHLSIHERGRVILVPVEQIIYLRAELKYITVRTAEREYLIEESLTHLENEFGERFVRLHRNCLVAPLFIAGYEKRHIQQSVEQNLESNNGENSDNVNEQRWVALLKGIPETVAISRRQQHLVRET